The Arachis ipaensis cultivar K30076 chromosome B03, Araip1.1, whole genome shotgun sequence region AGCCATCATAGACAAGTTGGCAACACTCAACCTTCCCATTTGGCTAACTGAGGTTGATATTAGCAAGACACTTGATAAAGATACTCAGGTAAGTCATCTAGTGTTTCAAATCAAGGTGTGTTTTGTTTGCGTTTTCATTTTCTGATTTTATTTTTGCAAAATCTAAGAAGAAGAAAATActgaaaatgaaaatgcaaatcAAACGCACCCCAATTTTTTTCTAGGATTGTAGCATGCCTCTACTAATGTGCCAACACCCTTGTTGGTAGCAGCATTTTCTTGATTTAGTTGACTTTCTTTGCTACCATATTTAGGCTATTTATTTGGAACAAGTGTTGAGGGAAGGCTTCTCTCATCCTTCAGTGAATGGAATAATGCTATGGACTGCACTTCATCCACAAGGATGCTACCAAATGTGTCTCACAGACAATGATTTCAGAAACCTTCCATCAGGTGATGTTGTGGACAAGCTTCTTCAAGAATGGCAAACTGGTCATGCAGAAGGAGTGACAGATGAACATGGTTCTTACAGCATTTTTGGATTCTTAGGAGAATATAGAGTCACTGCCACATATGGTAACAAAACTGCAGATACAACTTTTTCTCTCTGTGGAGGTAGAGAAACTAAACATGTTACTATCAGTATTAGACTTTGATTTTTCAGTTTAAAATTATGTAGCAGGTTAATCTAACAGGATATAATTGTTTTCCTGATCATGATACTGTTACCTTTATAGATCATAGACGCATGCAGTAATTTACATGATATACATGTCAAATCTGTAAATTTAACTATTTGAAGAAATTGTTGAATGCTTGAATGGGGATAATTTTCATTCAGAGTTCTACTAGTATATATACATTCTACTTGAAAAATCATATAGTAACCTCTATGTAAATTCTCTTGCACTGGTTAATTATTTCTGTCACATGATGTGTACCATAAAGTTTAGCTGGACAGGAAATCTTTATGTAACTTTAGTATCAATTTTATACCATGCTCTGATTATAACAAAGGTGGGAGccgcatgttttttttttttaagttagaaGGGAGATTTGAACCAAAATCTCTAAGTAAAGATGGAGCAACATATTTTGCTAGCAATGTTATTTGCAGGCTTTTTTATTTATATACGCatggaaaaaatattatttttcataatgCGCAAGCTTCAAAAGTATTCTTGAAATGCGCATGAGGAGTATCGTGACTGACACACGCGAAATGAGGACTTCAATGGAGCTGAACACGAAATGATTTACTACTTGTATAAATGATTTATTCTTCGTtaactttaaaatataaatatcagTAAAAATACACGAATttagattcaaataaaatatcaaaaatatctaaacaaataaaaatataaattcaaattttgtattttagttcaaatttaaaaatctacatttttatgaatttataaattcaaaatgagacttttgatgttaaaaaagttaatataaaatatagCTCTTTAAAGTAgcatatgaattaaaatttagattttttagaGTTAGAAGTAACATATAATATCATCAAAATGTTGTTCTAcacttaattttataaattaaatgataatttaattgatataatattttaattacttttaaaatcATATATTGTATAAATCGAATTAAGTTGATTCGATTTTAATATATAGAAGTAtgtataattttaaatttcatttattttatttatataaattatccaaaattaaatttatataatattttataatgtTATCAATTAAGAGCATGAGAATGTGTAATATAATAATAGGGATAATCCAAATAAAACTCATGAAATTGGTGTAATGTTGGAAAAATTTAATTTGCTAATCATCATCACATTTTATTGCATATAAGGAGTAAGGAATTCAATTGATTTAAGATTGAATATTTACGGGAGGATGAGTTATGCACACAGCTGAATAATGTATGACCCATCATCCATATATGAGTGGCCATTTTGTGTTCAGCTCCACTGAAGTTTCCATTTTGTGTGTGTTAGTCACGAATTCCTCTATTTTGAGGCTGGTATACATAAGTTGCTCCATTTCGTGTCTGCCCCTCTTGGAATGGGTTTTCTGGCGCGCACATTATTCCTCACCCATTTAGTGTGCTTAGCATGAAATGGAGGCTAATTTCATTTCGTGAATGCTTAACATGAAATGGCCATGCGCATTTCAGGAACACTTTTGAGACAAGCAAAAAATAATGTTTTTTTCATgcttatataaataaaaaagctGTTATTTGCAGATAAAAgagatattaataatttttttatataaaatatctaaacaaaaaaatttttaaaaatatttttttaaaaaaaataactccaaaaaaaaattttagaagctTATTCAAACAAATCTGATTATATCAAGTCACAGATATTATACTATTCAATAAATGAGATATGAACTTCAGTTAAATTAAAGTCTCAATTTCATCTAATAATAATGATAGATAAATATTTGAATCAACACAATACCTTATACATTTAATGCACATGTAAGATCTTTTATTCCTTTTATCTATTACCTTTCGAAAACACATGCATAATTGCAAAGAGATtgtaaaagcttaaaaataagaGTATGATTActcagtaaaataaataaaaaaatcaattgtaATTAACTCAAGACGAATTGCTTCAAGTTATTTAGCAGAGGAGGTGGCTTTTGCAAAAACAAAACAAGTATGAAAAGATTAACAATATCAAGCCCAAAAAAACCCAACATAAGTCGAGTAGCCAGCTCACTCATCCGTTTAAATAAAGATCAGAATTTGAATTCTGTTTGTACATACAGCAACCTATTGGTTAGTAACTGACCTTTAAATGGAACTCAAATTCGCTACGAATTAGTATTTAACCTGTCGAAATAAAGAATactcttaacaaaaaaaaaatatcaaacccACCNNNNNNNNNNNNNNNNNNNNNNNNNNNNNNNNNNNNNNNNNNNTTAGGACATAAGATAGATAAATTCTATTAAATATTAAAACCACAATGTAGCTAGTGGAGTAGTGGTAGGTCCCCTAAACCGCAGCAATTGGAGAAGATTATCCATCTCTTTGAAAATTGCTGAAGAAAAGGAGCATAAACTAGACTTACGGCACAAATTTGAAGCATGAGAGTACTAGAGAGGCATTTTCAATTAGATATAGTATCTTActtttattttgtataaaatatacgATCTTCTTGCTAACTGGGTTCGTAACTCATTTTAGTGTATTCTAATTTCTAACACGGTCATACTTCATATATTTGCACTTTGAAAGCCGTACAGAAATTAAAGTCCCCATCAAATGCATCTCGTAAATCTTTTTGTCCAAATTAAAGAAGGGACAAGACAAAAGCTGAGGCACACTACTTGTGACAGGGGCAAAGTTAAGACCCCAATTCAGACACAAATCAAAGTCTCTTAAATCAGATCGTTCACATTATTATTATGTCTCAAAAATCTTTCTTCGCTAATGAAAAAATCAAACTCCCAAACAAATCTCTCACGGACATAACAATGGAGTAaacattaatttaaataatcattACCAATGAATATGATACATGTGAAACCAACAAAGCCAGCCCAAAATTGCGTACAATATGTTAACTTTTTTGAATCCCCCAACAATCATAGAACCCCAAAAAGCTCTCCTCCCATTGCAGAGAGATAGACATAAACACTCCCAACattaatattaaaaaagaaaaaagcactTTAACGTGAAACATGGATTTTTTTTCCTTCATTTTTTCCATGAGGGGGAGAATATTGAGGTGAGTGGTTTACATAATGCAAGAAGAATCTGTGCCAGCTTTAGTTGCAAAGAGCCAAAATTCATCGAACCCACCATAAAAAACCCGAAAATATCCCTAAGAACCATTTACATTTAATTTAACAAACCAAGGTCCATGAAAATGGTGCAATAATAGCAGCTAAAAcctaaaggaaataacaagataGAATAAGAAAAAAGCTTGCAGGATAGAGAAAAGCAGAGGAAAATGTTGTACTCCTAGGTGAGTCTCCCATGGCTAAACCAGCTAAATATGAACCATCTGCAAGCATGGCTTCGCCGGAACCTGAACCCGAACCAGAACCAGTAACTGATGATGAATAACCAAGGCCAGGGTCAACACCAACACCAGCACCGGTGTATGCAAAACCTGCACCTTCTTGGGAACCTGTTGATCCGGTTCCGATTCCAGTTCCGGTTCCTGTTTGTGTTCCAATCCCAGTTCCTGAAGCCATGGGCGTTGTTGGTGTCATTGGTGTTCCTATGCCTGACCCTATTGTTGGTGTTGTGTCTCTTGAAGATTTCTGACTGCAACCACACAAATCAGATATTCAACATTTTAATCAGTACTAATATTGCTTAGACTCTCTTGCTGAATAGATaatgttatttattttatcaaaaatattatttgtatattaaaattaactatcaaaattaaaatattttttgaatacaaattaaaaaaaagcatatatatgtgtataaatatattatttaatttatttttaatacatattttatattagggaatatattaataactaattttagtagtATAATCCTAACCTGGTTGTTATTTTATAGTCCTGTAATAAAAGCATTTATTCCACAAACACAGAACCAGCCATCATTAATTGTCACTTTATGTAATTTACCAACATAAGCATTAAAAAGCTCACCTTTGGAATTGACCCTATAGAACACGCTACCTACCTTCCACTCACCCTCCAATTTCTATCAAATATatgaatatatataatataggaaAACTTTTAAATGCTGATCTTAACTAAGATCATTGGTTAAAATATACTGAAATATCAATATACTTAAAAACTTTTTCATAATATTTACACATTAAAGATAAGCAAAACAATACATATTTTTAATGGTaccaataaataataataaacgaTTTGGCACCTATTTTTGGTGTATGATggcattttttaataatttaactcCCTGATGTCTCCTTTCTAATTCTCATGAGGTTAATAAAACAATAAACTAAAACTGAGTAGCCACTAGCCACCATATAATATAATAAACAATGTAATCAATCAACAAAGAATAAAGATAGAgattcttctttttcctttttttttattttatgaattttgctATCCTATGATATAACAACATCTGGTTAAACATACCATAAGAAAAATTTTGATGTTatttattacaaaaataaaatttttcacaTTTAATATATTGAATatatcaaaaataataaaataatttctttttaTAATATGATTAACAAATGACTTAGGGCAAAGGGTGGCAAAACCCAATATTTTTACCTTGGAGAGGATGGACAAAAGGTAACCGTATAATCAGCACCCGTACACGTAAAAGTACTCGTAGCATCATCGTATGCGTAGCTATACGATCGAGGGCAAGCAGCCTTGAACATCTCCGAGTAAATAGAAGGCCTACAAGTGGAAGGTGACCCATACGCGCCACTGCAACAGTACTCAGGGCTCCCAAAAGCCTCACACGCGCTCTTACACGCGCTTCCATCCAACGCTTTAAGCTCCGAAGGGCACTGCTGGTTCAGATCCGAAGTGCAACCCGTCGACGCGCACTGCCCCGACCCGCCAGTGCCTTCAACGATCATCGGAAGGTTGTAACCGTCCACCAGGCTCACGTCATAGAAGTCCTGACCGCCGGTGCCGAGGGTGAACTCGGCGAGGGTGGCGGGAGGGGCTGCACCGGCGCCGTTGCACTCCATTTGGCCGGAGCCGCAGTCTCCGGTGAGGCATGAACCGGAGCCGGATCCGTCGAAGTTGCAGCCAGTTCTGCCCCAGAAGCGACCGGACCAACCGGTGGGAGCTTGGAAGGTTCTAGAAGTGGCCTTTGGAAGCTCGAAACCGGTGCTGTCGAGTGCTGGGCTACCGGCATTTGCGAGAATGCCGGGCCAGACAGTGTAGTCGCACCTGTTGACGAATGTGAAGGTAGCACCCATAACAGTACCTGAAGAAAAAAGTGGAGTTAGGAGTATGCAGTAAAAGacaagaaagaagtaagaaacaGTGAGAAAGGTTGCTCTTTTAGTGCCTCAGTTACCTTGTTGAGGTGTGAGTGTGAGGAGTAAGAAGATAATGAGAGTGGAGTGGGAGGAAGAGAAGAGATCCATAGGTGGTTTGCTGAaagtttggttttttttttcttgtgtgtttgcttgtTGGTTGGTTTGTTTGTTAGCTACGTGGTGTGCATGGAAGGGTGGTGGTAGTGGTTGCGGCGgcggaagagaagagaagaataaTGCAGGGGTGAAGAGGGAGGCGTGTGGAGGAAATGGATAATGAGAGAGTGGTTAGAGAGTGAAGGTAGTAGCAGTAGGCATTCATAAAAGGGAGAAAAATGTAGTGTGTTTACTGTTTAGAGCAGAGGCCAAGGGGATGGGGTTCAGCAACAAGTGAGGAGTGAGGAGTGAGGACGCAGGATACAAAGCAAGTGTAAGGGACAACATTAACATTAACATATGTCCTTTATCTTCAttaaatacatacatacataaatTAAATTCTATTATTTAGTAGTTTGTTGCCGGGTTTAACCATACCATGACattaattagaatttagaaaCCACATCACTACTTGGACCACCgtcaacaattataaaaaaaaaaaaNNNNNNNNNNNNNNNNNNNNNNNNNNNNNNNNNNNNNNNNAGTGAACTGTCCATTAAATGGGCATCCACATCATCATACTTATCTTAACACTCTcctttggatgaccatttaggaataTGTCTCATTAAAACCTTATTAAAGAAACTCCAATGGAAAAaattttagtgaaggaaaaagagtacaatatcctttgtgatggggactgcctcactAAAAACCTTGttaagaaaaatccaatgggaaaaaacttgaccaaggaaaaaagagtacagtctccccctcttgtcgacatcatttaatatctcgaaatcggcgcatcccaatctgatgtaccaattttTTAAAGGAAGATTTTTgaagtgactttgtgaataaatctgccagattgtcacttgagcggatctgttggacatcaattgtcccttgattttaaagatcatgagtgaagaagaatttgggaaaaatatgctttgttctatcaacTTTGATATAtccacctttaagttgagcaatacatgttgtattatcttcaaataggacagttggagctatcttctaatcaatcagtccacatgatgacagaatatattggatcaaactcctcaACCAAAAACACTCTCGACTAgtttcatgtatcgctagtatttcagcatgattagaggatgttgctgcaatcgtctgttttgtggacctccatgatatagctgtaccaccatatgtgaacagatatcc contains the following coding sequences:
- the LOC107628761 gene encoding thaumatin-like protein 1b; this encodes MDLFSSSHSTLIIFLLLTLTPQQGTVMGATFTFVNRCDYTVWPGILANAGSPALDSTGFELPKATSRTFQAPTGWSGRFWGRTGCNFDGSGSGSCLTGDCGSGQMECNGAGAAPPATLAEFTLGTGGQDFYDVSLVDGYNLPMIVEGTGGSGQCASTGCTSDLNQQCPSELKALDGSACKSACEAFGSPEYCCSGAYGSPSTCRPSIYSEMFKAACPRSYSYAYDDATSTFTCTGADYTVTFCPSSPSQKSSRDTTPTIGSGIGTPMTPTTPMASGTGIGTQTGTGTGIGTGSTGSQEGAGFAYTGAGVGVDPGLGYSSSVTGSGSGSGSGEAMLADGSYLAGLAMGDSPRSTTFSSAFLYPASFFLILSCYFL